The following coding sequences are from one Hippopotamus amphibius kiboko isolate mHipAmp2 chromosome 9, mHipAmp2.hap2, whole genome shotgun sequence window:
- the LOC130861560 gene encoding protein tyrosine phosphatase type IVA 1-like isoform X2 — translation MAPLNRPAPVEVTYRNMRFLITHSPTSATLNKFIEDLKKYGVTTIVRVCEATYDTALVEKEGIQVLDWPFADGSSPSNQIVDDWLSLLNIKFREEPGCCIAVHCVAGLGRTPLLFVRQKQRGAFNSKQLLYLEKYRSEMRLRFKDSRGHRNNCCIQ, via the exons ATGGCTCCACTGAACCGCCCAGCCCCTGTGGAAGTCACATACAGGAACATGAGATTTCTTATTACACACAGTCCAACCAGTGCAACCTTAAACAAATTTATAGAAGACCTTAAGAAATACGGAGTTACTACAATAGTAAGAGTATGTGAAGCAACTTATGACACTGCTCTTGTGGAGAAAGAAGGCATCCAGGTTCTGGATTGGCCCTTTGCTGATGGTTCATCACCCTCTAACCAAATTGTTGATGACTGGTTAAgtcttttaaacattaaatttcGTGAAGAACCAGGTTGTTGCATTGCTGTTCACTGTGTTGCAGGTCTTGGGAGAACTCCATTGCTT TTTGTAAGACAAAAGCAGCGCGGAGCTTTTAACAGTAAGCAACTGTTGTATTTGGAGAAATATCGTTCTGAAATGAGGTTGCGTTTCAAAGACTCCAGAGGTCATAGAAACAACTGTTGCATTCAATAA
- the LOC130861560 gene encoding protein tyrosine phosphatase type IVA 1-like isoform X1: protein MAPLNRPAPVEVTYRNMRFLITHSPTSATLNKFIEDLKKYGVTTIVRVCEATYDTALVEKEGIQVLDWPFADGSSPSNQIVDDWLSLLNIKFREEPGCCIAVHCVAGLGRTPLLVALALIESGMKNEDAVQFVRQKQRGAFNSKQLLYLEKYRSEMRLRFKDSRGHRNNCCIQ, encoded by the coding sequence ATGGCTCCACTGAACCGCCCAGCCCCTGTGGAAGTCACATACAGGAACATGAGATTTCTTATTACACACAGTCCAACCAGTGCAACCTTAAACAAATTTATAGAAGACCTTAAGAAATACGGAGTTACTACAATAGTAAGAGTATGTGAAGCAACTTATGACACTGCTCTTGTGGAGAAAGAAGGCATCCAGGTTCTGGATTGGCCCTTTGCTGATGGTTCATCACCCTCTAACCAAATTGTTGATGACTGGTTAAgtcttttaaacattaaatttcGTGAAGAACCAGGTTGTTGCATTGCTGTTCACTGTGTTGCAGGTCTTGGGAGAACTCCATTGCTTGTTGCCCTGGCACTAATTGAAAGTGGAATGAAAAATGAAGATGCCGTACAGTTTGTAAGACAAAAGCAGCGCGGAGCTTTTAACAGTAAGCAACTGTTGTATTTGGAGAAATATCGTTCTGAAATGAGGTTGCGTTTCAAAGACTCCAGAGGTCATAGAAACAACTGTTGCATTCAATAA